A window of Desulfobaccales bacterium contains these coding sequences:
- a CDS encoding ATP-binding protein yields the protein MRFLTRLSFRSKIILGITAVVLVFGLLSAIFVSRIAKQAMLGEIKKRGLSLGLSLAARSADPLLALDFLRLKNMVDELKESSDDIIYVFVQDKNSQILSHTFKNGFPTDLKDANQVPPDASQHVQLLNTGEGRIYDFAIPVTISNERLGTVHVGLSQVKAQAAVRRLLFIIFCISAGSGLMAVVLGTLFAGTVTRRLNILRRSAESIVRGNLDLQTGPQLKRNCWDIKDCQEPQCPAYNDTRRRCWYLVGTMCPECASGGFEQKIEACQECPVYQEMRGDEIQSLAEAFDFMALNLDSYIASLKEAERTLTRQQQLLKTILDVTPDLVSLQDENLIYRAVNPAFCQFFGLDEPDVLGKSNAQIFPQVAGRHRAEDLEILKTGAPISKELLLTRNHRRYWLHIVKVPVYDVDRIAGLLLTVRDISEIKQYQEKLLQTVKMEQLGRLAGGMAHEINTPLCIILGYAQMLLEDVPANTESFEYLGIIEKQAQICRRIVGDLLSFSRNIESKMEELDLNQSIEEVLHLVGHTFKQNWVDIVTAFDPDLPRLTGDKEKLKQVWINLLNNAFDSIGQDGTIWVKTSICPQGRRVLVTVADSGSGIEPEDLKRVFEPFFTTKPPGAGTGLGLSVSFGIIQDHHGAISALSPNPPAFLGDAGPGRRAPGPGSVFLVELPVSPDEPGADSCEDFITNLSPSSYQQAS from the coding sequence ATGCGGTTTTTAACCAGGCTGTCGTTTCGCAGTAAAATAATTTTGGGAATCACCGCAGTAGTCCTGGTCTTCGGCCTGCTCTCCGCCATTTTCGTGAGCCGAATCGCCAAGCAGGCCATGCTGGGGGAAATCAAAAAGCGGGGTCTGAGTCTGGGCCTGTCGTTGGCCGCCCGCAGCGCCGACCCCTTGCTGGCCCTGGACTTTCTCCGCCTGAAAAATATGGTGGACGAATTAAAAGAGTCCAGCGATGACATCATCTATGTCTTTGTCCAGGATAAAAACAGCCAGATATTGTCCCACACGTTCAAAAACGGTTTTCCCACGGACCTCAAAGACGCCAATCAAGTGCCCCCAGACGCGAGTCAGCATGTTCAACTCTTGAATACGGGAGAGGGGCGGATTTACGATTTTGCCATACCGGTCACCATCAGTAACGAGCGTCTGGGGACGGTGCACGTGGGTCTGTCCCAGGTCAAAGCCCAGGCTGCGGTGCGCCGGCTTCTCTTCATCATCTTCTGCATTTCGGCCGGGTCCGGCCTGATGGCGGTGGTGCTGGGCACCCTGTTTGCCGGTACCGTCACCCGGCGCTTAAACATTTTGAGGCGATCCGCCGAGTCCATCGTCAGAGGCAATCTTGATCTCCAGACCGGCCCCCAACTCAAGCGCAACTGCTGGGATATCAAGGATTGCCAGGAGCCCCAATGCCCGGCCTACAACGATACCCGCCGGCGCTGCTGGTATCTGGTGGGAACCATGTGCCCTGAGTGCGCCTCCGGAGGTTTTGAACAAAAAATCGAAGCCTGCCAGGAGTGCCCGGTTTACCAGGAAATGAGGGGCGATGAAATCCAGAGCCTGGCCGAGGCCTTCGACTTTATGGCTCTTAATCTGGATTCCTATATTGCCAGCCTCAAAGAGGCCGAACGGACTCTGACCAGGCAGCAGCAGCTGCTCAAAACCATTCTGGATGTAACCCCTGACCTGGTAAGTCTGCAGGATGAAAATCTCATTTATCGGGCGGTTAATCCGGCTTTTTGCCAGTTCTTCGGTCTGGATGAACCGGATGTCCTGGGCAAGTCGAATGCCCAAATCTTCCCCCAAGTGGCCGGACGCCACCGGGCGGAAGATCTTGAGATCCTCAAGACCGGCGCACCTATAAGCAAGGAACTCCTCTTAACCAGAAACCACCGTCGCTACTGGCTGCATATAGTCAAGGTGCCGGTTTATGATGTGGACCGGATTGCCGGTCTGCTGCTCACGGTCCGGGATATTTCCGAGATTAAACAGTACCAGGAGAAATTATTGCAGACGGTAAAAATGGAGCAGTTGGGCCGGTTGGCCGGCGGCATGGCCCACGAAATCAACACCCCCTTGTGCATCATCCTGGGTTATGCCCAGATGCTGCTGGAAGACGTACCCGCTAACACGGAAAGTTTTGAATATTTGGGTATCATTGAAAAACAGGCCCAGATTTGCCGGCGCATAGTCGGCGATTTACTGAGCTTTTCCAGGAATATTGAAAGCAAAATGGAGGAATTGGACCTCAACCAGTCCATCGAGGAGGTCTTGCACCTGGTCGGACACACCTTCAAGCAAAACTGGGTTGATATCGTTACCGCTTTCGATCCCGATTTGCCGCGCTTAACCGGCGATAAGGAAAAACTCAAGCAGGTGTGGATCAACCTTTTGAATAATGCCTTTGATTCCATCGGCCAGGATGGCACCATCTGGGTGAAAACCAGTATCTGTCCCCAGGGCCGGCGGGTGCTGGTGACGGTGGCCGATAGCGGGTCCGGCATTGAACCTGAAGACCTGAAAAGGGTATTTGAACCGTTCTTCACCACCAAGCCCCCCGGCGCCGGCACCGGCCTGGGGCTGTCGGTCTCTTTCGGCATCATCCAGGACCATCACGGCGCCATCTCCGCCCTGAGCCCAAACCCCCCGGCCTTTTTAGGTGATGCCGGACCGGGCCGAAGAGCGCCGGGGCCGGGCTCGGTGTTTCTGGTGGAATTGCCGGTGTCGCCGGATGAACCCGGGGCGGATTCTTGTGAAGACTTTATAACGAATTTGAGTCCGAGCAGTTACCAGCAAGCCTCTTAG
- a CDS encoding response regulator, whose protein sequence is MGDILVLDDVLDAGVMIKRILERKGHQVAVFTEEEAALAHARTHPVQVAILDIRLKKMSGVDMLQELKKLSPQTQVIMLTGYPTLETARQSKELGAFDYCIKPIDKEELEEKVSSALAAAKEQLTTLTTR, encoded by the coding sequence ATGGGTGATATCTTAGTGCTTGACGACGTCCTCGACGCCGGCGTCATGATCAAACGCATCCTGGAACGGAAGGGCCATCAGGTAGCGGTGTTCACAGAAGAGGAAGCAGCCCTCGCACATGCTCGAACTCACCCGGTGCAAGTGGCGATTTTGGACATCCGGCTCAAAAAGATGAGTGGCGTGGATATGCTCCAGGAACTGAAAAAGCTGTCCCCCCAAACCCAGGTAATCATGCTGACCGGTTACCCCACCCTGGAAACGGCGCGCCAGTCCAAGGAACTTGGCGCCTTTGATTATTGCATCAAGCCGATTGACAAAGAAGAGTTGGAAGAAAAAGTGAGTAGCGCCCTGGCCGCGGCCAAGGAGCAGCTTACAACACTTACAACCAGGTAG